One genomic window of Phycisphaerales bacterium includes the following:
- a CDS encoding helix-turn-helix transcriptional regulator, whose translation MPSVTEKLRDALEHCGQTRYAVSKATGIPQSTLSRFVAEGRALRGDNIDVLADYLDLQLVAKASKRKGAKRG comes from the coding sequence ATGCCAAGCGTGACAGAAAAACTCCGCGACGCTCTGGAACACTGCGGCCAGACGCGGTACGCGGTGAGCAAGGCGACGGGCATCCCGCAATCGACCCTGAGCCGGTTCGTGGCCGAGGGGCGGGCGCTGCGGGGCGACAACATCGACGTACTCGCCGACTACCTGGACCTGCAACTGGTGGCCAAGGCGAGCAAGCGGAAGGGGGCCAAGCGTGGCTAA
- a CDS encoding DUF1570 domain-containing protein yields MVRSGWAGACAVLAAWLACAVGVAADPQEDFEAGQQAELEGRYREAFDAYLRAWTDPMLRMESARRARSLERIARVSSDDDAAAVDRLRERVGPGFRTYRSRSYYVLSDADDEWTRSRITLLERAREQYFREFDRLSVPVHPHPHRLVCVFFGEHGDYLGFAREHDGFDAGWTAGYYSMAHNAIVIHDDRTSPSLYRVNRQLQGFQDRADLLVGRAEDAEAQGETEQAGLLRDAAADLEAHIASERARIETQVLRFGVAKVLHEAIHLLAFNTGLQRRGSEYPLWVSEGLASSFESHSIDGQFGFAFEYEPRELELMSLAAAGTVPELTDVVTLDDNTGLRIDTARPLYAVSYGLFKELHRTNREELAAYLMELADLPRGPQTAEQHLERFERHFGDASTLENRVNRRWAAAAREREQAEAVRSARR; encoded by the coding sequence ATGGTTCGATCGGGATGGGCGGGGGCGTGTGCCGTGCTGGCGGCGTGGCTGGCGTGCGCGGTCGGCGTTGCCGCCGATCCACAAGAGGACTTCGAAGCGGGCCAGCAGGCCGAACTCGAGGGTCGATACCGCGAGGCGTTCGATGCGTACCTGCGGGCCTGGACCGATCCAATGCTGCGCATGGAGTCGGCGCGGCGAGCCCGATCGCTGGAGCGCATCGCCCGCGTGTCATCGGACGACGATGCGGCAGCCGTTGATCGCTTGCGCGAGCGGGTCGGTCCCGGTTTCCGGACGTACCGCTCGCGGTCGTACTACGTGCTGAGCGACGCGGACGATGAGTGGACGCGGTCGCGCATCACGCTCCTGGAACGAGCCCGCGAGCAGTACTTCCGTGAATTCGATCGGCTGTCCGTGCCGGTACACCCCCACCCCCACCGGCTGGTGTGCGTGTTCTTCGGTGAGCACGGCGACTACCTCGGGTTTGCGAGAGAACACGATGGCTTCGATGCGGGCTGGACCGCCGGCTACTACAGCATGGCCCACAACGCCATCGTCATCCACGACGACCGCACGTCGCCCAGCCTGTACCGCGTCAACCGACAGCTCCAGGGCTTTCAGGACCGTGCCGACCTGCTCGTCGGTCGAGCCGAAGACGCGGAGGCCCAGGGCGAGACCGAGCAAGCCGGGTTGTTGCGCGATGCGGCGGCCGACCTCGAAGCGCACATCGCCAGCGAGCGGGCGCGCATCGAAACGCAGGTGCTGCGGTTCGGCGTGGCGAAGGTGTTGCACGAGGCCATCCACCTGCTCGCGTTCAACACGGGCCTGCAGCGGCGGGGCTCGGAGTACCCGTTGTGGGTCAGCGAAGGGCTGGCGTCGAGCTTCGAGTCTCACAGCATCGACGGCCAGTTTGGATTCGCGTTCGAGTACGAGCCGCGGGAGTTGGAGCTGATGTCGCTGGCAGCCGCCGGCACCGTGCCCGAACTCACGGACGTGGTGACGCTGGACGACAACACGGGGCTGCGGATCGACACGGCCCGGCCGCTGTACGCGGTGTCGTATGGGCTGTTCAAGGAGTTGCACCGCACGAACCGCGAGGAGCTGGCCGCCTATCTCATGGAGCTGGCCGACCTTCCCCGCGGGCCGCAGACGGCCGAGCAGCACCTCGAACGGTTCGAGCGGCACTTCGGCGATGCGAGCACGCTCGAGAACCGGGTGAACCGGCGCTGGGCGGCTGCCGCCCGAGAGCGCGAGCAGGCCGAGGCGGTGCGGTCGGCCCGTCGCTAG